The Streptomyces rubrogriseus genomic sequence CGGAGGCGTTCGCGCTGGGCGCGGCGAGGTCCGTCTCCCGGACGTGGAAGCGCTTCATGTCCTCGGCGGGCAGGTAGATCCGGTCCCGTCCGAGGTCCTCGGCGACGTCCTGGAGGTGCTCGACGATCTGCAGGGCGGTGCAGATCTCGTCGGAGCGGCGGATCCGTTCGGGGGTCGAGGTGCCGGTGACGGCGAGGACGAGACGGCCGACGGGGTTGGCGGACAGCTCGCAGTAGGCGAGGAGGTCGTCGTAGGTCTCGTACCGTGCGACCAGCTGGTCCTGGCGGTTGGCGGCGATCAGGCCGAGGAAGGGCTCGGGGGTCAGCGCGCGGCGACGCACGGTGGGCACCAGCCGGCGCAGCAGCGGGTGACGGGGCGAACCGTCGGAGCCGGCGAAGACACGGCGCAGGTCGGCCTCGAAGGCGTCCAGCATCAGCAGTCGGTCGTCGGCGCGGTCGTCGGGGACGCCGAGCAGGCGGGCGTCCGCACCGCCCGGGGCGAGGTCGCCGTCGCCGATGTCGTCGACGAGACGGGCGAAGCCGTAGACCGCCATGAGGTCGGTGCGCCAGGCGCGGGGCAGGAAGAAGGGGGCGACGGGGAAGTTCTCGTCGGCGGCCTTGGCGAGCGTGCCGCGCTCCGGGTCGACGGCGTGCGCCGTGTCGGTGACCGTCATCGCGGGCTGCCCTGGGCGGGGACGGCGCACGCTTCGCGGAGCTGGGGAGTTTCCGTCGCCATTGCCGTCACATCTCCCGTTCTACACTGCCGACCCAATACACACTATTTCGGACACGCCGCCCCGCCACCCGCGCGGCAGGCCCGCTCCAGGGTGGCGGGCATTATCGCCCCATGTGCCGCGTTTCGGGACCGGTACAGCTTACGTTGTACAACTCACGGGCGTGCGCCGGGGTGCACAGCGCATCACAACAACACACCGATTGACTTCAAGATTCCTGAGAACGCCAGGAGTTGACGTTTCCTTTGCAGACGCGGGGCCTCGCCGGAACAGTTCCGGCGAGGCCCCGGTGTGTCGGGCTACTTGCCCGTGAACTTCTCGTACTCCTTGAGCACCTCGTCGGTCGGACCGTCCATGCGCAGCTCGCCGCGCTCCAGCCACAGGACCCGGTTGCAGGTGTCACGGATGGACTTGTTGTTGTGGCTGACCAGGAAGATGGTGCCGGCCTGCTTCTTCAGCTCCCGGATGCGCTCCTCGGAGCGGGTCTGGAACTTGCGGTCGCCGGTGGCCAGCGCCTCGTCGATCATCAGGACGTCGTGGTCCTTGGCGGCGGCGATGGAGAACCGCAGCCGGGCCGCCATGCCGGAGGAGTAGGTGCGCATCGGCAGGGTGATGAAGTCGCCCTTCTCGTTGATCCCGGAGAAGTCGACGATCTCCTGGTAGCGCTCCTTGATCTGCTCGCGGGACATGCCCATGGCCAGGCCGCCGAGGATGACGTTCCGCTCGCCGGTCAGGTCGTTCATCAGGGCCGCGTTCACGCCGAGCAGGGAGGGCTGCCCGTCCGTGTAGACCTTCCCGCGCTCGGCGGGCAGCAGCCCGGCGATGGCGCGCAGCAGCGTCGACTTCCCGGAGCCGTTGGATCCGATCAGGCCGATGGCCTCGCCCCGGTAGGCGGTGAAGGAGACGCCGCGCACGGCGTGCACCTTGCGCACGCCCCGCTTCGTGTCGTCGGAGCCCTTCTTGAGCATGCGGCTCAGGGCGGCCGTCGCGCTGCCCTTGCCGGTCTTGGCGCCGTTGACGCGGTAGACGATGTGCACCTCGTCCGCGATGACCGTCGGCACCCGCTGGTCCTGCTGCTGTTCAGCCACGGCCGTACCTCTCCTCCGCCTTCCAGAAGTACACGAAGCCGCCCACGGCGAGGACCACGGCCCAGCCGAGCGCGACCGCCCACACGTGCGGCGGCAGGTTCTCCGAGCCGTACCCGTCGATCAGCGCGAAGCGCATCAGGTCCATGTAGACGGCGGTCGGGTTCCACTGGAGCACGTCGGCGATCCAGTCCGGCTTGTCCTTCAGCATGATCGGGATGGAGAACATCACGCCCGAGGCGTACATCCAGGTGCGCATGATGAACGGCATCAGCTGGGCCAGGTCCGGCGTCTTGGCCCCCATCCGGGCCACGACCAGCGCGAGACCCACGTTGAAGAGGAACTGCAGGACCAGCACCGGGAGGACCAGCAGCCAGGACAACGAGGGGTAGCTGCCGAAACCGACGACCACCAGGAACAGCACGATCATCGAGGCCAGCAGCTGCTGGAGCTGCTGGAGGGCGAAGGAGACGGGCAGCGAGGCCCGCGGGAAGTGCAGCGCCCGCACCAGCCCGAGGTTGCCGGCGATGGCGCGCACGCCCGCCATCGCCGAGGACTGGGTGAAGGTGAAGACGAACACGCCGGTCACCAGGAACGGGATGTAGACGTCCTTCTCCATGCCCCGGCCCGCGTCGAGGATCAGGCCGAAGATCAGGAAGTAGACGAGCGCGTTCAGCAGCGGCGTGGCCACCTGCCACAGCTGGCCGAGCTTGGCCTGGCTGTACTGGGCGGTCAGCTTCGCCTGGGAGAAGGCGAGAATGAAGTGCCGCCGCCCCCAGAGCTGACGGACGTACTCCTTGAGGCTCGGTCGGGCGCCGCTCACGGACAGCCCGTACTTGGCGGCGAGCCGGGCCGGTGTGAGGCCCTCGTCGGGCGACACGGGCTTGGTCATGGCGACCGTGCCGTCGTGCGTTGTCTCACTCACTGGTGGAAACTTTCGTCTTCGAAAATGCTCGGCCGCGCGGGCCTGGCATGGACCTGGTGGCCCCGTTCGGGGCCGGAACACTCTCGGGTACGAGCTTGTCAGATCACCGGGGGGCGGCCCAGCCGGGTCAGGCGCCACACCGTACGCCACCGCATGGGCCGGCGGGGACCGCACGGGGTGGCCCAGCCCTCGCGGAAGCCGCCGAACCAGGCCTTCAGCGCGGGGCGCGACGGCCGGCGCAGCAGCGTGAGGGCCATCCAGACGCCGAGGTAGACCGGGACCAGCAGCGCGGGGAGGTTGCGTCGGGCGAGCCAGACGCGGTTGCGGGCGACCATGCGGTGGTAGACCGCGTGCCGGGACGGCGCGGTCGTGGGGTGGTTGAGCACCATGTCGGACCGGTAGTCGATCATCCAGCCCGCGTCGAGGGCCCGCCAGGCCAGGTCGGTCTCCTCGTGGGCGTAGAAGAAGGCGTCCGGCAACCCGCCGACCTGGGTGAGGACGCGGGTGCGCACCGCGTTGGCGCCGCCGAGGAAGGTGGTGACCCGGGAGGAGCGCATCGGGTCGGAGGCGCGCAGCCGCGGGACGTGCCGGCGCTGGGTCTCGCCGGTGTCCGGGTCGGCGATGCGGAAGCTGATGATGCCCAGTTCGTCGTCGGCCGCGAACGCCTCGCGGCACAGCTCGGCGGTGTCGGTGCGGGCGAGCAGGCCGTCGTCGTCGAGGAAGAGCAGGATGTCGACGTCGCTGCCGCCGGGGCCGAAGGCCTCGATGCCGACGTTGCGGCCGCCGGGGATGCCCAGGTTCTCGGGCAGCTCGACGGTGCGCACGCCGTCGGGCACCTCCGGGACGGGCGAGCCGTTGCCGACCACGACCACCTCGACCGGGTCGCCGTCCTGCCCCGCGACCGAGTCGAGCAGGGCGCGCAGCTCCTCGGGGCGGTTGCCCATCGTGATGACGACGGCGCCGACCTTCACGGGCGCGCTCACTTCAGCCTGCTGGAGGCGAGGATGGACACCAGGTGCAGCAGGGTCTGCAGCAGCGCGATGCCGGCCAGTACGGCGGTGCCGAGGCGGGTGAAGAACAGGTCGCCGCGCGCCTGGTCGACGATGGCGAGGACCAGGATCAGCAGGGACGCCTCGATGCCGAGGATCAGCCGGTGGAACTTGAGCGCGCCGGCGGCCCGGCGGGCCAGCGCCATGCCGGAGGAGCGGATCTCGGAGGCGGCCTCCTTGACCGGCGGCATCCCGTTCTGGTGCCGGGCGACGCCCACCAGGTCCGTCTCGGCCTTGATCAGGATCGCGCCGAGCGCGGCCAGGGTGCCAAGGAAGGCCCACAGCCAGTCGATCCGGCCGGTGCCCCAGATGTCGGCGGCGCGCAGGCCGAGGCCGACCAGGACCGCGGCGTCGGTCAGGTAGGCGCCGACGCGGTCCAGGTAGACCCCGCCGAGCGAGTACTGCTTGCGCCAGCGCGCGATCTCGCCGTCCACGCAGTCGAGGAGCAGGTACAGCTGGACCGCGACCACGCCGAGCACGGCGCCCCAGATGCCCGGCACGAGCAGCGCCGGGGCCGCCAGCACGCCGCAGACGGTCATCAGGTACGTGAGCTGGTTGGGCGTGATCCTGGTGTTCACCAGATAGCGGTCGATCCGCAGCGAGACCTCGCGCATGTAGAGGCGTCCCGCCCAGTGCTCACCGCTGCGCCGGTCCTTGACCCCCGCGGGATGGACGACCGGGCGTAGTTCAGCTACCGATGGCCTTGACATAGTCGGCGTACAGGTCCTTGATCTGGTCGGTGGTGAGGTCGAGGTGCTCGAGGATCGTGTAGCGGCCGGGCCGCGTCTGGGGTGCGAACTCCACGGCCCGGAAGAACTCCTCGGGCGTGAACCCGATCTCCTCGGGCAGCACCGGCAGCCCGTGCCGCCGCAGGACCCGGGCCATGTTGGCGGACTCCTCGTGGGCCCCGCGCAGGTACATCGCGAAGGCCGCGCCCAGGCCGCACTGCTCGCCGTGGGCGGCCGCGCGCTCGGGGAAGAGCAGGTCGAAGGCGTGGTTGATCTCGTGGCAGGCGCCCGAGGAGGGCCGCGAGTCGCCGGAGACCGACATGGCGATGCCGCTGAGCACCAGT encodes the following:
- the hpnC gene encoding squalene synthase HpnC; the protein is MTVTDTAHAVDPERGTLAKAADENFPVAPFFLPRAWRTDLMAVYGFARLVDDIGDGDLAPGGADARLLGVPDDRADDRLLMLDAFEADLRRVFAGSDGSPRHPLLRRLVPTVRRRALTPEPFLGLIAANRQDQLVARYETYDDLLAYCELSANPVGRLVLAVTGTSTPERIRRSDEICTALQIVEHLQDVAEDLGRDRIYLPAEDMKRFHVRETDLAAPSANASVRALIAYEAARARDLLNEGAPLVGSVHGRLRLLLAGFVAGGRAALNAIAAADHDVLPGPPKSGKVHLLREAGVVLRGEG
- a CDS encoding ABC transporter ATP-binding protein, which produces MAEQQQDQRVPTVIADEVHIVYRVNGAKTGKGSATAALSRMLKKGSDDTKRGVRKVHAVRGVSFTAYRGEAIGLIGSNGSGKSTLLRAIAGLLPAERGKVYTDGQPSLLGVNAALMNDLTGERNVILGGLAMGMSREQIKERYQEIVDFSGINEKGDFITLPMRTYSSGMAARLRFSIAAAKDHDVLMIDEALATGDRKFQTRSEERIRELKKQAGTIFLVSHNNKSIRDTCNRVLWLERGELRMDGPTDEVLKEYEKFTGK
- a CDS encoding ABC transporter permease — protein: MSETTHDGTVAMTKPVSPDEGLTPARLAAKYGLSVSGARPSLKEYVRQLWGRRHFILAFSQAKLTAQYSQAKLGQLWQVATPLLNALVYFLIFGLILDAGRGMEKDVYIPFLVTGVFVFTFTQSSAMAGVRAIAGNLGLVRALHFPRASLPVSFALQQLQQLLASMIVLFLVVVGFGSYPSLSWLLVLPVLVLQFLFNVGLALVVARMGAKTPDLAQLMPFIMRTWMYASGVMFSIPIMLKDKPDWIADVLQWNPTAVYMDLMRFALIDGYGSENLPPHVWAVALGWAVVLAVGGFVYFWKAEERYGRG
- a CDS encoding glycosyltransferase family 2 protein, which translates into the protein MKVGAVVITMGNRPEELRALLDSVAGQDGDPVEVVVVGNGSPVPEVPDGVRTVELPENLGIPGGRNVGIEAFGPGGSDVDILLFLDDDGLLARTDTAELCREAFAADDELGIISFRIADPDTGETQRRHVPRLRASDPMRSSRVTTFLGGANAVRTRVLTQVGGLPDAFFYAHEETDLAWRALDAGWMIDYRSDMVLNHPTTAPSRHAVYHRMVARNRVWLARRNLPALLVPVYLGVWMALTLLRRPSRPALKAWFGGFREGWATPCGPRRPMRWRTVWRLTRLGRPPVI
- a CDS encoding CDP-alcohol phosphatidyltransferase family protein, with amino-acid sequence MSRPSVAELRPVVHPAGVKDRRSGEHWAGRLYMREVSLRIDRYLVNTRITPNQLTYLMTVCGVLAAPALLVPGIWGAVLGVVAVQLYLLLDCVDGEIARWRKQYSLGGVYLDRVGAYLTDAAVLVGLGLRAADIWGTGRIDWLWAFLGTLAALGAILIKAETDLVGVARHQNGMPPVKEAASEIRSSGMALARRAAGALKFHRLILGIEASLLILVLAIVDQARGDLFFTRLGTAVLAGIALLQTLLHLVSILASSRLK